One segment of Clostridium botulinum DNA contains the following:
- a CDS encoding sugar phosphate nucleotidyltransferase — translation MDVSSLLVNKDISIRKSIDILDKSGKKFIVVVKGKKLIGVVTDGDIRRWILKNGDISKSIDNIMNKSPKYLLEAERDNVKEIMKQFKIEAVPIVNEEIEVIDVIFWNDVYQNQCNYFETSNIPIVIMAGGKGTRLQPYTKIIPKMLVPIGEIPIIERIINNFVNFNFNDFYVTINYKKDIIKAYFNKETSYNISFVEEDIPLGTAGSLTLLKENIKNTFFVSNCDILVDANYSDILKFHKKCQNKITIVTALKNYIIPYGVFNLNDDGSIESLNEKPSYEFLVNTGMYILEREVLDHIEENKYLDMTDVIYKLLKNKERVGMYPVTQGAWLDMGEFESMKNMIDKLV, via the coding sequence ATGGATGTAAGTAGTCTTTTAGTAAATAAAGATATTTCAATAAGAAAAAGCATTGATATACTAGATAAAAGTGGTAAGAAATTTATTGTGGTTGTTAAAGGTAAAAAATTAATTGGTGTGGTAACAGATGGTGATATAAGGAGATGGATATTAAAAAATGGTGATATATCAAAGTCTATAGATAATATAATGAATAAATCACCAAAATATTTATTAGAGGCGGAAAGAGATAATGTTAAAGAAATAATGAAACAATTTAAAATTGAGGCTGTACCAATAGTAAATGAAGAGATTGAAGTTATTGATGTTATATTTTGGAATGATGTTTATCAAAATCAATGTAATTACTTTGAAACAAGTAATATTCCAATTGTCATTATGGCAGGTGGAAAGGGTACTAGATTGCAACCATATACTAAAATTATTCCAAAGATGTTAGTTCCAATAGGTGAAATTCCTATTATTGAAAGGATAATAAATAATTTTGTTAATTTTAATTTTAATGATTTTTATGTAACTATAAATTATAAAAAGGATATTATTAAAGCATATTTCAATAAAGAAACTTCTTATAATATATCCTTTGTTGAAGAAGATATTCCTTTAGGGACAGCAGGTAGTTTGACATTATTAAAAGAAAATATAAAAAATACTTTTTTTGTAAGTAACTGTGATATATTAGTTGATGCAAATTATTCAGATATATTGAAATTTCATAAAAAGTGCCAGAATAAAATAACTATAGTTACGGCTCTAAAAAACTATATCATACCTTATGGTGTTTTTAATTTAAATGATGATGGAAGCATTGAGTCTTTAAATGAAAAACCAAGTTATGAGTTCTTAGTGAATACAGGAATGTATATATTGGAACGTGAAGTTTTAGATCATATAGAAGAAAATAAATATTTAGATATGACTGATGTTATATATAAACTTCTAAAAAATAAAGAAAGAGTTGGAATGTATCCTGTAACTCAAGGCGCATGGCTTGATATGGGAGAATTTGAATCTATGAAGAATATGATTGATAAATTAGTGTGA
- a CDS encoding GNAT family N-acetyltransferase: MKLFFKRCDEDDFEDFFILRSDDENMYWTGHYEKPNKTTLKKWYLIQLKRNDRLLFIVRSDESNEPVGYLYLDIVGTNKNIIETGHGVNSKYKGKGLGTEIIKFAIDYSRSELTFIDEVDGWILEDNIGSIKNVLKNGYSETDERKELYLENLNIYKTMKKYVYKIKRN; the protein is encoded by the coding sequence ATGAAACTTTTCTTTAAAAGATGTGATGAAGACGATTTTGAAGACTTCTTTATTTTAAGAAGTGATGATGAAAATATGTATTGGACTGGGCATTATGAAAAACCTAATAAAACTACTCTTAAAAAATGGTATTTAATTCAACTAAAAAGAAATGATAGACTGTTATTTATAGTTCGAAGTGATGAATCTAATGAACCTGTTGGATATTTATATTTAGATATCGTTGGCACAAATAAGAATATTATAGAAACTGGTCATGGAGTAAATTCCAAATATAAAGGTAAGGGACTAGGGACTGAAATAATAAAATTTGCTATAGATTACAGTAGAAGTGAATTAACCTTTATTGATGAAGTAGATGGATGGATATTAGAAGATAATATCGGTTCTATAAAAAATGTATTAAAAAATGGCTACTCTGAAACTGATGAAAGAAAAGAACTTTATTTAGAAAATTTAAATATCTATAAGACTATGAAAAAATATGTATACAAAATAAAAAGGAACTAA
- the neuC gene encoding UDP-N-acetylglucosamine 2-epimerase — translation MKKILAITGIRSDYDLMSNLFKKIDSDDYFELKLLVCGAHLSKTYGNTVDLIEKDGLSILIKIESLIDSDSKSSRLKTASIMLQNSIDIVSSYSPDLIIYAGDREEVLIGSMLGAFLGIPSAHFYGGDYTKSGLVDNELRSAASKLSSIHFVSTYEHKKRVMNIGEPEYRIFQIGSPALDKFKTEKIQSMSTIYKNLNIEPFNNFALVIYHPLDEKSYVTFNNILKCLKEGKIKAFISYPNTDSGNKEIINVIEKYKNDKDFYFYKNLDRNTFINIYRNASFQIGNSSAGIVEAACVGIPVINIGLRQEGRAANENVIFVSDEYNEVKNGIEKALDKDFINKCKNIKNIYGDSNSSEKAYEILKKLEYKDYLLKLEDPNEM, via the coding sequence TTGAAAAAGATATTAGCAATCACAGGAATAAGATCTGATTATGATTTAATGAGCAATTTATTTAAAAAAATAGATTCTGATGATTACTTTGAACTAAAGCTTTTAGTTTGTGGAGCACATTTATCAAAAACTTATGGAAATACAGTAGATTTGATTGAAAAGGATGGACTTTCTATTTTAATAAAGATAGAAAGTTTAATTGATTCTGACAGTAAAAGTTCTAGACTTAAAACCGCATCTATAATGTTACAAAATTCAATTGATATAGTAAGTAGCTATTCACCAGATTTGATAATTTACGCAGGTGATAGAGAGGAGGTATTGATTGGTTCAATGCTTGGAGCTTTTTTAGGTATTCCAAGTGCACATTTTTATGGTGGAGATTATACAAAAAGTGGATTAGTTGATAATGAGCTTAGAAGTGCTGCATCTAAATTATCATCTATTCATTTTGTATCTACTTATGAGCATAAAAAAAGAGTTATGAATATAGGGGAGCCTGAGTATAGAATTTTTCAAATAGGAAGTCCTGCATTGGATAAATTTAAAACGGAAAAAATTCAATCTATGAGTACAATTTATAAGAATTTAAATATTGAACCTTTTAATAATTTTGCATTGGTTATTTATCATCCATTAGATGAAAAATCTTATGTAACATTTAATAATATTTTAAAATGCCTTAAAGAGGGAAAGATAAAAGCATTTATAAGTTATCCTAATACTGATTCTGGAAACAAGGAAATTATAAACGTAATAGAAAAATATAAAAATGATAAAGATTTTTACTTTTACAAAAACTTAGATAGAAATACTTTTATAAATATATATAGAAATGCATCTTTTCAAATAGGTAATTCTAGTGCAGGCATAGTGGAAGCTGCTTGTGTTGGCATTCCTGTTATTAACATTGGATTGAGGCAAGAAGGACGTGCTGCAAATGAAAATGTGATTTTTGTTAGTGATGAATATAATGAAGTAAAAAATGGAATAGAAAAAGCTTTAGATAAAGATTTTATAAATAAATGTAAAAATATAAAAAATATTTACGGAGATTCAAATAGTTCAGAAAAAGCATATGAAATTCTTAAAAAATTAGAATATAAAGATTATTTATTGAAATTGGAGGATCCGAATGAAATGTAA
- a CDS encoding PIG-L deacetylase family protein, which yields MKCKNVLIISVHPDDETIGCGGTILKHKDNGDKITWLILTSAETRYGYSYEQVMAEKKQVEDIGKAYGFDKIYNLKFGPAKINYDIFSNLINKISEVMYKVKPEIVYMINRSDVHTDHQIGAKAILSCTKSFRYPFIKRVLMYECLSETEIAPQFQENIFIPNVFSDITKYIEKKLDILKLYKTELQDIPQPRNEESVKALARYRGCTACTKYAEAFMLVRDVF from the coding sequence ATGAAATGTAAAAATGTATTAATTATATCAGTACATCCAGATGATGAAACCATAGGGTGTGGAGGAACAATTCTTAAGCATAAAGATAATGGAGATAAAATTACTTGGCTCATATTAACAAGTGCTGAAACTAGATATGGATATTCTTATGAGCAAGTTATGGCTGAAAAAAAACAAGTTGAAGATATAGGAAAAGCTTATGGATTTGATAAAATATATAACTTAAAATTTGGACCCGCAAAGATAAATTATGATATATTTTCAAATCTTATAAATAAGATAAGTGAAGTTATGTATAAGGTTAAACCAGAAATTGTTTATATGATTAATAGAAGTGATGTTCATACTGATCATCAAATAGGGGCTAAAGCTATTTTAAGTTGCACTAAGAGTTTTAGGTATCCTTTTATTAAAAGAGTGCTTATGTATGAATGTTTATCTGAAACAGAAATTGCACCACAATTTCAAGAAAATATTTTTATTCCCAATGTATTCTCTGATATTACAAAATATATTGAAAAGAAGTTAGATATATTAAAACTATATAAGACAGAATTACAAGATATACCTCAGCCAAGAAATGAAGAAAGTGTTAAGGCATTAGCAAGATATAGAGGATGTACAGCATGCACAAAATATGCTGAAGCGTTTATGTTAGTTAGAGACGTTTTTTAA
- a CDS encoding GNAT family N-acetyltransferase → MKDYKKNDEKEIINLFKNSFCKEMKAFQWQWNYDDNICKDKFIKLMWDYKTLAGHYAILPNKMKIYEEIYEVGLSMTTMTSKEYKKQGIFVKLASNLYEEIYNKVPIIYGFPNNNSLHGFKKYLGWTHALDIEMYSCYTYKSELKSLDKNIKRSEFLDNRVNVLFDKFSNEFKEYKLMIKRDKDYLHWRYDLNPYNKYYYLVYEKDNEYLGYCIYKIFEDGGKKVCDLVDIIAINNEIYEELLKGLIDLMACNNIRKINSWFINKDKLEIGKKLGFNRTNLITHFGFKLNCDFFKLDDINSEKWYLTMGDSDVF, encoded by the coding sequence GTGAAAGATTATAAGAAAAATGATGAGAAAGAAATAATAAACCTATTTAAAAATTCATTTTGTAAAGAAATGAAGGCTTTTCAATGGCAATGGAATTATGATGACAATATTTGCAAGGATAAATTTATAAAGCTTATGTGGGACTATAAAACTTTAGCAGGTCACTATGCAATATTACCAAATAAAATGAAGATTTATGAAGAAATTTATGAAGTTGGTTTGTCAATGACAACAATGACATCTAAAGAATATAAAAAACAAGGAATATTTGTTAAACTTGCAAGTAATTTATATGAAGAAATATATAATAAGGTACCAATTATATATGGATTTCCTAATAATAATTCATTGCATGGATTTAAGAAGTATTTAGGTTGGACTCATGCTTTAGATATAGAAATGTATAGCTGTTATACCTATAAATCAGAATTAAAATCTTTGGATAAAAATATAAAGAGAAGTGAATTTTTAGATAATAGGGTTAATGTCTTATTTGATAAATTTTCAAATGAATTTAAAGAGTACAAGTTGATGATTAAAAGAGATAAAGATTATCTTCATTGGAGATATGATTTAAATCCATACAATAAGTATTACTATTTAGTTTATGAAAAGGACAATGAATATTTAGGCTATTGTATTTATAAGATATTTGAAGATGGTGGCAAAAAGGTTTGTGATTTAGTTGATATAATTGCAATAAATAATGAAATCTATGAAGAACTTTTAAAAGGCTTAATTGATTTAATGGCTTGCAACAATATTAGAAAAATAAATTCATGGTTTATAAATAAAGATAAATTAGAGATTGGTAAAAAATTGGGGTTTAATAGAACCAATTTAATCACTCATTTTGGATTTAAGTTAAATTGTGATTTTTTTAAATTAGATGATATTAACAGTGAAAAATGGTATTTAACTATGGGAGATTCAGATGTGTTTTAA
- the neuB gene encoding N-acetylneuraminate synthase, translated as MGVFIIAEAGVNHNGDINLAKKLVDMAKECGADAVKFQTFKAEESTGSFAEKAKYQKENDKTEESQLEMIKKLELPFEKFKEIKEYCDKKGIIFVSTPDGIESLNYLISLNVDFIKIGSSEVTNIEFLKAIGNAKKPVILSTGMSTLGEVEKAIGAIYSTGNRDVRLMHCTSDYPTKVEDVNLRAMITLREAFKVPVGLSDHTLGFESAVSATTLGAEFIEKHITLDKKMKGPDHKASMMFDEFKEYIIHIKNTEKLLGDGIKRPTEKEKVIMNDARRSVLASRDLKKGTIIEKDMIVFKRPGYGIRPELSYILVGRELKRDILKDEVIMWEDV; from the coding sequence ATGGGGGTATTTATAATAGCTGAGGCTGGGGTAAATCATAATGGTGATATTAATTTAGCTAAAAAATTAGTTGATATGGCAAAGGAGTGTGGAGCAGATGCTGTAAAATTTCAAACATTTAAAGCAGAAGAAAGTACAGGCTCCTTTGCAGAAAAAGCAAAATACCAAAAAGAAAATGACAAAACAGAAGAATCTCAACTAGAAATGATAAAGAAATTAGAATTGCCTTTTGAAAAGTTTAAAGAGATAAAGGAGTATTGTGATAAGAAAGGAATTATATTTGTATCTACACCAGATGGAATAGAGAGCTTAAATTATCTTATAAGCCTTAATGTTGATTTTATAAAGATTGGATCAAGTGAAGTAACTAATATAGAGTTTTTAAAAGCAATAGGGAATGCGAAGAAACCTGTAATTTTATCTACAGGAATGAGTACTTTAGGCGAAGTAGAGAAGGCTATAGGTGCTATTTATTCTACAGGAAATAGAGATGTAAGATTAATGCATTGCACATCAGATTATCCAACTAAAGTGGAAGACGTTAATTTAAGAGCTATGATTACATTACGAGAGGCTTTTAAGGTTCCAGTTGGTCTATCAGATCATACATTGGGATTTGAAAGTGCAGTATCAGCTACTACTTTAGGTGCAGAATTTATAGAAAAACACATAACATTAGATAAAAAAATGAAGGGGCCTGACCATAAAGCTTCTATGATGTTTGATGAATTTAAAGAGTATATTATTCATATTAAAAATACAGAAAAATTATTAGGAGATGGAATAAAAAGACCAACGGAAAAAGAGAAAGTTATAATGAATGATGCAAGAAGAAGTGTCTTAGCTTCTAGAGATTTAAAAAAGGGGACAATCATAGAAAAAGACATGATTGTATTTAAAAGACCAGGCTATGGTATAAGACCTGAATTATCTTATATATTAGTAGGTAGAGAGCTAAAAAGAGATATATTAAAAGATGAAGTAATAATGTGGGAAGATGTGTAA
- a CDS encoding DMT family transporter translates to MFYILMSILTGVIIVICRILNTKLSEEIGLIESSYFNYFTAAITSILLFFIMREKFVFTSLSTVPFYAYLGGFLGVAIVVLNSVVTPKMSAFYVTLLIFVAQLFTGVALDWLISRQFPLSKIIGGLIVVAGLAYNLHIDFSDSKVAENETT, encoded by the coding sequence ATGTTTTATATATTAATGTCTATATTAACTGGTGTTATTATAGTAATCTGTAGAATCTTAAATACAAAACTTTCTGAAGAAATAGGTCTTATAGAATCAAGTTATTTTAATTATTTTACTGCAGCAATAACTTCAATATTATTATTTTTTATTATGAGAGAGAAATTTGTTTTTACATCATTAAGTACTGTTCCATTCTATGCTTATTTAGGAGGTTTTTTAGGTGTCGCTATTGTTGTACTTAATAGTGTAGTAACTCCAAAAATGTCAGCCTTTTATGTTACATTACTTATATTTGTGGCTCAACTTTTTACAGGAGTAGCATTAGATTGGCTAATTTCTAGACAATTTCCTCTTAGCAAAATAATAGGTGGATTAATCGTAGTTGCAGGATTAGCTTACAATTTGCATATAGATTTTAGTGATAGTAAAGTAGCTGAGAATGAAACAACTTAA
- a CDS encoding DMT family transporter, translated as MYNLLSLLIGVLIAFMIVCNGELSAGVGNYSSLVIIHILGYLALVVIMLCKKIKIPFKMNLPLYLYSAGALSIFTILFNNITFSIIGVSLPVALGLLGQTLTSMVFDQYGLLGMQKIKFNKKKLIGITIITIGVCIMTFF; from the coding sequence ATGTATAATTTATTATCTTTATTAATCGGTGTACTTATTGCATTTATGATTGTTTGTAATGGAGAGTTATCTGCTGGAGTTGGAAATTATTCTTCTTTGGTTATAATTCATATACTTGGTTACTTAGCCTTAGTTGTAATAATGCTTTGTAAAAAAATTAAAATACCATTTAAAATGAATTTACCATTATATCTTTACAGTGCAGGTGCTCTTAGTATTTTTACAATCTTATTTAACAATATAACATTTTCTATTATTGGAGTATCGTTACCTGTTGCATTAGGACTTTTAGGGCAAACATTAACCTCAATGGTATTTGATCAATATGGACTATTAGGAATGCAAAAAATTAAATTTAATAAGAAGAAGTTAATAGGCATTACAATAATAACAATTGGTGTCTGTATTATGACTTTCTTTTAA
- a CDS encoding phage holin family protein has product MEHRRKTSNSNSALNWLTRLALVAIILGITSFLTPGFTINGLWSFLLAAIVITVSDYIVEMFMGIDASPIGKGVKGFIIAALIIYLAQFIVPNMRVSMIGALLAAIVIGILDAIFPGRVM; this is encoded by the coding sequence ATGGAACATAGAAGAAAGACTTCAAATAGTAATAGTGCTTTGAATTGGCTAACAAGATTAGCATTAGTTGCAATTATTTTAGGAATAACATCATTTTTGACACCGGGATTTACTATTAATGGTTTATGGTCATTTTTATTAGCTGCAATTGTAATAACTGTATCAGATTATATAGTAGAAATGTTTATGGGAATTGATGCATCACCTATAGGAAAAGGTGTAAAGGGATTTATAATTGCTGCATTGATAATATATTTAGCACAATTCATAGTTCCTAACATGAGAGTATCTATGATTGGTGCATTATTAGCAGCTATAGTTATTGGGATTTTAGATGCAATATTTCCAGGAAGAGTAATGTAG
- a CDS encoding cyclic nucleotide-binding domain-containing protein produces MIRVNDFKRMHEYIEKYKINDMFSIDMREYMSLYMFARNEHICKEEEVLNKMFFVVDGKAKVYKNLENGKSLLLSFYNPFTVVGDIEFLDNNSADCNVQVIKDTYCIVIEFSIIKDKLMDDCKFLRNRCKYLGEKLRCNSKNSSINLLYPLENRLASYILAFVNSDSNLCFTFEGGYNETAELLGTSYRHLNRTLNKFCSEGIIKKDDKSYIVNDLKKLKYLSGDLYR; encoded by the coding sequence TTGATTAGAGTAAACGATTTTAAAAGAATGCATGAGTATATAGAAAAATACAAAATAAATGATATGTTTAGTATAGATATGAGAGAGTATATGTCTTTATATATGTTTGCTAGAAATGAGCATATATGTAAAGAGGAAGAGGTCTTAAATAAAATGTTTTTTGTGGTTGATGGTAAAGCTAAGGTATATAAAAATTTAGAAAATGGGAAATCGTTATTATTATCATTTTATAATCCATTTACTGTAGTTGGAGATATTGAATTTTTAGATAACAATAGTGCAGATTGCAATGTTCAAGTTATAAAAGATACGTATTGCATTGTTATTGAATTTTCAATAATTAAAGATAAATTAATGGATGACTGTAAATTTTTAAGAAATAGATGTAAATACTTAGGGGAAAAATTAAGGTGTAATAGTAAGAATAGCTCAATAAATTTGCTTTATCCTCTTGAAAATAGATTAGCAAGTTATATTTTAGCATTTGTAAATAGCGATAGTAATTTATGCTTTACATTTGAAGGTGGGTACAATGAAACAGCAGAATTATTAGGGACTAGTTATAGACATTTAAATAGAACACTAAATAAATTTTGCAGTGAGGGAATTATAAAAAAGGATGATAAATCATACATAGTAAATGATTTAAAAAAACTCAAATACTTATCAGGGGATTTATATAGATGA
- a CDS encoding sodium:calcium antiporter: MIYLSYAIVASIVVFLSIKAAKYVDLLDKITSLSGAFIGGILLSTVTSLPELLTSISATVWLDNPGLSLGNILGSNLFNLAILSALILFGINSFKKSKISKSHFMITIFLCLIYIVIVLNMFNILNFEVLTINFTSLLILILYGFGLKEMVNDNSDNKSIEVNEVAASIDLTLKQIIIRFIFTSVGLVVFSVLITYITDIISTRLNLGTGFAGALFLGIATSLPEVTSCISLAKIGNFNIAVGNILGSNIFNFLVLFIADVIYMKGNIYLFNDPKTVNLLICGAIGTPLMLFLLKGKKNFTHIISSIGIITCYLLFLIL; this comes from the coding sequence ATGATTTATTTATCTTATGCTATTGTAGCATCAATTGTCGTATTTTTATCGATTAAAGCAGCAAAATATGTTGATTTACTGGATAAAATAACAAGCTTATCTGGAGCATTTATAGGTGGTATACTATTATCCACAGTAACATCCTTACCAGAACTCTTAACCAGTATATCTGCAACTGTATGGTTAGATAATCCTGGACTTTCACTTGGAAATATTCTAGGAAGTAACCTTTTTAACTTAGCGATACTATCTGCACTAATTTTATTTGGAATTAATTCATTTAAAAAATCTAAAATATCAAAGAGTCACTTTATGATTACTATATTTCTATGTCTTATTTACATAGTTATTGTTTTAAATATGTTTAATATACTTAATTTTGAAGTTTTGACTATTAACTTTACATCTTTATTAATACTTATTTTATATGGATTCGGATTAAAAGAAATGGTTAATGATAACAGTGATAATAAATCAATAGAAGTTAATGAAGTTGCTGCTTCCATTGATTTAACTTTAAAGCAAATTATTATTAGATTCATTTTTACAAGTGTTGGATTAGTTGTATTTAGTGTATTAATAACTTATATCACTGATATTATATCTACAAGATTAAATTTAGGAACTGGCTTTGCTGGAGCTTTATTTTTAGGAATAGCTACTTCTCTTCCAGAAGTTACTTCATGTATTTCTCTTGCTAAAATCGGTAATTTTAATATTGCAGTTGGAAATATTTTAGGTAGCAATATATTTAATTTTTTAGTTTTATTTATTGCAGATGTTATTTATATGAAAGGTAATATTTATTTGTTTAATGATCCAAAAACAGTAAATCTGCTTATATGTGGAGCAATTGGTACTCCCCTTATGCTTTTCTTATTAAAAGGAAAAAAGAACTTTACTCATATAATATCTTCAATAGGTATAATTACTTGTTACTTATTATTTTTAATATTATAA
- a CDS encoding radical SAM protein has product MYDYPLYRPPSESNSLIIQATLGCSHNKCSFCNMYKSKIFTIKSLEEIKKEIDYFRTIYKYVEKIFLADGDALIIPIGDLKSILEYIKNVFPECTRVTMYGSPKSILLKSIEELEELKKLGLYMIYMGIESGDDEVLLDINKGVSSKELIKATQKVKKSKITLSVTVIAGIGGKEKSINHAINTGKIISEIEPDYLGVLTLMLEKGTDLYNKILNKEFNVLNDKDILDEIKLLIENIDVSNHVIFRCNHASNYISLKGTLPIDKQRLLNEILYYQNTNNLKQEVFRRL; this is encoded by the coding sequence ATGTATGATTATCCATTATATAGACCACCAAGTGAAAGTAATAGTCTTATAATACAAGCTACTTTAGGATGCTCTCATAATAAATGTAGTTTTTGTAACATGTACAAATCTAAGATATTTACCATTAAGTCTTTAGAAGAAATAAAAAAAGAAATAGATTATTTTAGAACAATATATAAATATGTAGAAAAAATATTTTTAGCTGATGGTGATGCTTTAATTATACCAATAGGTGATTTAAAGTCCATATTAGAGTATATTAAAAATGTATTTCCTGAATGTACTAGGGTAACAATGTATGGTTCTCCAAAATCAATTTTATTAAAAAGTATTGAAGAATTAGAAGAGTTAAAAAAATTAGGATTATATATGATTTATATGGGCATTGAAAGTGGAGATGATGAGGTTTTACTAGATATAAATAAAGGTGTTAGTAGTAAAGAATTAATAAAAGCCACCCAAAAAGTAAAAAAATCAAAAATAACACTATCGGTAACTGTAATAGCAGGTATAGGTGGGAAAGAAAAGAGCATAAATCATGCTATAAATACTGGTAAAATAATAAGTGAAATAGAGCCAGATTATTTAGGGGTGCTTACTCTTATGCTAGAAAAGGGAACTGATTTATATAATAAAATATTAAATAAGGAATTTAATGTTTTAAATGATAAAGATATACTAGATGAAATAAAACTGTTAATAGAGAATATAGATGTAAGTAATCACGTTATATTTAGATGTAACCATGCATCAAACTATATATCATTAAAGGGAACATTGCCTATAGATAAACAAAGGTTATTAAATGAAATTTTGTATTATCAAAATACAAACAATTTAAAACAAGAAGTATTTAGAAGATTATGA
- a CDS encoding putative quinol monooxygenase, with protein MIIIVAKSIIKKDKIEKFKLLAEKLIEESKKEEGCISYKLFNDINNKTIYTFIEQWKDKNAIDIHNNSKHFKSIVPKLQELQEKDSEVNLYEVVI; from the coding sequence ATGATAATAATAGTAGCTAAATCAATAATTAAAAAAGATAAAATTGAAAAATTTAAGCTATTAGCTGAGAAGTTAATTGAAGAAAGTAAGAAAGAAGAGGGATGCATATCATATAAATTATTTAATGATATAAATAATAAAACAATATATACTTTTATTGAACAATGGAAAGATAAAAATGCAATAGACATACATAATAATAGTAAACATTTTAAATCTATAGTACCAAAACTTCAAGAATTACAAGAAAAAGATTCAGAAGTAAATTTATATGAAGTAGTAATTTAA
- a CDS encoding chemotaxis protein, with protein sequence MKSNILLESGTGELEIIDFVVNGTHYAINVVKVKEIIKMPNESLTKLPDPKPEVAGLILCRDEILTLIDLKYTLTKQRNHELGSKVIICEFNKIKVAFNIDDVVGVHRIKWGDIRKPDDLSENSLSVGNILLNNKVLIMLDFEKIVTDLCPSVGISEDRLVKVKYQDRSNIKLVLADDSALIRKLLKETLTKAGFTNLRLFNDGQQALAFLKSVAENQGENFREDVDLLITDIEMPQMDGLTLTRRVKEDEILYKLPVVIFSSLITDELRHKGKSVKADAQLSKPEIEELVLVIDKLLSK encoded by the coding sequence ATGAAGAGTAATATACTATTAGAGTCAGGTACGGGAGAACTAGAAATTATTGATTTTGTTGTTAACGGGACTCATTATGCAATAAATGTAGTAAAGGTTAAAGAAATAATTAAAATGCCAAATGAAAGTTTAACTAAGTTACCAGATCCTAAACCTGAAGTGGCTGGACTTATATTATGTAGAGATGAAATTCTTACTCTAATTGATTTAAAATATACATTAACTAAACAAAGAAATCATGAATTGGGTTCTAAAGTTATAATTTGTGAATTCAATAAAATAAAAGTTGCATTTAATATTGATGATGTAGTAGGTGTACATCGTATTAAATGGGGAGACATAAGAAAACCGGATGATTTATCAGAAAATTCGTTATCTGTTGGAAATATATTATTAAATAATAAGGTTTTAATTATGTTAGATTTTGAAAAAATAGTAACAGATCTTTGTCCAAGTGTTGGAATAAGTGAAGATAGACTTGTAAAAGTAAAATATCAAGATAGATCTAATATAAAATTAGTATTAGCAGATGATTCTGCTTTAATAAGAAAGCTTTTAAAAGAGACTCTTACAAAAGCAGGTTTTACGAACTTAAGGCTATTTAATGATGGGCAACAAGCATTAGCATTTTTGAAAAGTGTAGCAGAAAATCAAGGCGAAAACTTTAGAGAAGATGTTGATCTTCTTATTACTGATATAGAAATGCCACAAATGGATGGCCTTACGCTTACGAGAAGAGTAAAAGAAGATGAAATATTGTATAAGTTACCAGTAGTAATATTCTCATCATTAATTACTGATGAATTAAGACATAAAGGTAAATCTGTTAAAGCAGATGCACAATTGAGTAAACCAGAAATTGAAGAACTTGTACTTGTTATAGATAAATTATTAAGCAAATAG